From one Lolium rigidum isolate FL_2022 chromosome 4, APGP_CSIRO_Lrig_0.1, whole genome shotgun sequence genomic stretch:
- the LOC124705410 gene encoding GDSL esterase/lipase At1g71691-like encodes MASSTATTVLLLVLLACGGATAQVFPRPLFPRAPWNFTLPTGPGDTGGSGATTTGGGPSVPAMFVFGDSLTDNGNNNDLNSFAKANYLPYGIDFAGGPTGRFSNGYTMVDTIAELLGLPLLPSNTEASDADSGPGALQGVNYASAAAGILDNTGQNFVGRIPFSQQIKNFQTTLNQIKGKIGAGKLSSSLGRSIFYVGMGSNDYLNNYLMPNYNTRNQYNGDQYSTLLVQQYTKQLTSLYNLGARRFVIAGVGSMACIPNMRARSPTNMCSPDVDELIAPFNSKVKGMVNTLNVNLPRARFIYIDNFEMISEILRNPFNYGFSVVDRGCCGLGRNRGMITCLPLLRPCPNRSTYIFWDAFHPTDRVNVLLGKAAYSGGTDLVYPMNIQQLAAWQP; translated from the exons ATGGCCTCCTCCACGGCGACGACGGTGCTCCTTCTGGTGCTCCTCGCATGCGGCGGCGCCACGGCACAGGTGTTCCCCCGGCCGCTGTTCCCGCGCGCGCCGTGGAACTTCACGCTCCCGACGGGCCCCGGCGACACCGGCGGGAGTGGGGCGACGACGACGGGCGGGGGACCGTCGGTGCCGGCCATGTTCGTGTTCGGGGACTCCCTGACGGACAACGGCAACAACAACGACCTCAACTCGTTCGCCAAGGCCAACTACCTGCCCTACGGCATCGACTTCGCCGGCGGGCCCACCGGCCGCTTCTCCAACGGCTACACCATGGTCGACACCATAG CTGAGCTTCTCGGTCTGCCCCTGCTGCCGTCCAACACCGAGGCCTCCGACGCCGACAGCGGCCCCGGCGCCCTCCAGGGCGTGAACTACGCTTCGGCCGCCGCCGGAATCTTGGACAACACGGGGCAGAACTTTGTGGGTCGCATCCCGTTCAGCCAGCAGATCAAGAacttccagacgacgctgaaccaGATCAAGGGGAAGATCGGCGCCGGGAAGCTGTCCTCCTCGCTGGGCCGCAGCATCTTCTACGTGGGCATGGGCAGCAACGACTACCTCAACAACTACCTGATGCCCAACTACAACACACGGAACCAGTACAACGGCGACCAGTACTCCACGCTCCTCGTGCAGCAGTACACCAAGCAGCTCACC AGCCTGTACAATCTGGGGGCTAGGCGGTTCGTGATCGCCGGGGTGGGTTCGATGGCGTGCATCCCCAACATGCGCGCCAGGAGCCCGACGAACATGTGCTCGCCGGACGTGGACGAGCTCATCGCCCCCTTCAACAGCAAGGTGAAGGGCATGGTGAACACCCTCAACGTCAACCTCCCGCGCGCCAGGTTCATCTACATCGACAACTTCGAGATGATCTCCGAGATCCTCAGGAACCCATTTAACTACG GGTTCAGCGTGGTGGACCGCGGGTGCTGCGGGCTCGGGAGGAACCGCGGGATGATCACCTGCCTGCCCTTGCTGCGGCCGTGCCCGAACCGGAGCACCTACATCTTCTGGGACGCCTTCCACCCCACGGACAGGGTCAACGTGCTCCTCGGCAAGGCCGCCTACTCCGGCGGCACCGACCTCGTCTACCCCATGAACATCCAGCAGCTCGCCGCCTGGCAGCCGTAG